The following nucleotide sequence is from Nesterenkonia xinjiangensis.
GTGGAGCCCTGCCACGTCACGCTGACCCGGCACGTCGCCGTAGAGCGCGAAGGTGACGGCGTCGAGCACCGTCGTCTTGCCGGAGCCGGTGCGGCCGTGCAGCAGGAACAGCCCGTCGGCGCTCAGGGCGTCGAAGTCGATCTCCTCGGTCCCGGGGAACGGGCCGAAGGCGGTCAGCCGCAGCCGATGGAGCCTCATGACGTCCCCTCCTCCGGAGCGGGGCCTCCGGTGCGGGCCAGGTCCACGCGCACCGCGGCCAGCGCCTCGATGAGGATCTCCTGCTCCTCCTCCCCCGGCCCACGTCCGCGGACGTGCTCGAGGAAGGAGTCCACCACCTGCCCCGGCGTCTCCGCCTGATGCAGGGCCTCGGCGTAGCCGGCCGCGGCGCCGGGTTCCTGCGGGGGACGGTGGGCGAAGGTCGCCAGGTGCGGATAGGCCTCCTGGACACGCTGGAATGCGCGCTCAGGGCGCACGGCGTCGGTGACGGTGACCTGGACGAAGTCCTCGCAGTGGCGCCTGACGGTGGACTCGTCCAGGATCTCCTCGAGCGCGCCGCGCAGCTGGGCGAGGTCTCGGCCGATGTGCCAGTCCAGTCCGGTGATCGCGGACCAGTCCGTGCTGTCCCAGAGCCAGGCGCCCTTGGCCTGCCGCGCCTCGGAGAAGGAGTAGCGCAGCGGCGAGCCGCTGTAGCGGACCTGCGGGGCCAGACGCTGCCGACCGTGCAGGTGTCCCAGCGCGGTGTAGTCGAAGCCCTCGAACAGGGACAGCGGGACCACGGCGAGACCGCCGGAGCTCTCCTCCGAGTGCTCCATGGGCTCCCCTGAGGGTGCCTCGACGCCGATGGCCCGCTCCGAGTCGGAACCCACCCCGTGGGCTGCGAACAGGTGGGCCATCAGGACGGTCCGCAGCGTCGCTCCGGGGCGGATGTCCTGGCGGCGGCGGTCGACGTCCGCCTGGATCCTCCTGATGACCTCCTCCATGAGCGCGGTGTGGCTGACCCGCCCGAGACCCAGGCGTGAGGCATAGAGCTGCGGCTCCAGATAGGGCACCCCGTAGACCAGGACGACCTCCTCGCCGTCGTCGAGCGTCACCGGGGTCCAGGCGTCCTCCAGGGAGGTGCGCAGGTGGACGCCCGAGGCCGCCATCAGGCCACGCCCGAATCCCAGCCGCTGGGCGGAGTCATGGTTTCCGGAGGTGATGATGACGGTGACCCCGGCGTCGGCGAGCCGCAGCAGGCAGCGCTCCAGCATGCTCACCGCCCATTCCGGGGGCAGGGCGCGATCGTAGACGTCTCCGGCGACGAGGACCACGCCCACCCGCTGGTCCTCGACCGTCCGGCAGACGGTGTCCAGCATCTCCTGCTGGGCGTCGACCAGAGAGGTGCCGTGGAAGCCGCGTCCCAGATGCCAGTCGGAGGTGTGGAGCCATCGCATGGCTCCACGGTATCGGCAGGCGGTGACGCGTGCCGGCAGACGCGCAGCAGGGCACGCGCGCGGCAGCGGCCACCGGGCGGGTCAGCGGCAGCAGGACGGACTGGTTACAGTATGGGCGTGACCCCCGACGATCCCTCCCTCAGACCTCCGGCCCCCGATGGCTTCTCCGACGCCCGACTGATCACCCGCTTCGCTCCGGTGCTCCGCGCCGGTCTCGGCGCCGCCCTGGCCGCCGGCGACTCCGGCCCCAGGCTGCACGCCGAGGCCCTGCACCAGGTGTGCCTCGCCGATGGTCTGCTGGAGCTGCTGGACTGGACCCGGCAGGGTGTGGCCGCCGACCCGCTGGCCTGCCTCTGGCTGGCCTCGCTGCGCTGGCATCGGCTGCTGACCGGCTCCTTCCCGGAGGGCGCCCCCGAGCCGCCGGCCCGCGCCACCGACCGGGCGCTGGCCGAGCTGCTGAACGGCCGGTCTCCGACGCTGGCACTGATGCCGGACAGCGGAGAGGTCTCCCGCCGGGGACTGGCCACCGGAGAGATGGCCTACCCCTCCTCACCGGCGCAGCCGGAGTGCGCCGACCCTTCCGGTCTGCTGCGGCTGGTGCCGCTGGCGCTGGTCCCCTACGTGGAGGACTCCATGCTGCTGCGCTGGACGGAACAGGCGCTGGCCCTGACCCAGGGCCATCCCCGGCTCCATGCCGACGCAGCTCGGCTCGTCGCGACGGTGCGTGGACTCGGCGCCCAGGAGGAACCCGGTCCGGCGGCGGTCCGGGCGGCGCTCGCGCAGGCGCGAGACATCATGACCGATGCCGACGAGGTCACCGCCGCCGCGGTGCTGGCCCAGGTGCGGGCCGCGGGCGGTCAGCAGCCCGACGTCACCGCCCTTCCGGACGAGCTCGAGGCGACCCTGCAGGCCGCCCTGCTGACGCCCTGGCAGCGCGTCACAGCCCCGGTGTGAGTCGGACGGCGGCGGTCGGCGGCGGACCTGCGGTCGCGGGCCAGGACTCTCCCAGCAGCTCACGGAACTCCTCCTCGGCGAGCACCTGCAGCGCCTGCCCCTGCCGCCGGCGCCGGAGGGCGTCCCGGGACTTGTTGGTCTGCAGCGGGACCTGCTCAGTGGACTCCGTCGAGCGGTAGCCGTCGCCGACCACCAGCAGAGTCGTCCCCGCGGTGACCCGGGAGGTGGTCTGCCCGCCATGGGCGGCCACCAGACGTTTGGCCTCGGGGCGCGGAATGCTCAGACTCCCGGTGAAGACCACCTGCTCCCCATGGAGCGGATGGGCCGGGTCCGCGCCCTCGGAGGGCGGGAGGTTGCGGCCTTCGTCCTGCCAGCGCAGCAGATCCGGCAGCGCCTCGTCGGGGACCGTCCGGACCCGCGAGTCGAAGATCGGCCCCATCGCGCGCACCTGGGCGGTGGCCCGGGAGGGCTCCTCCGGGGATCCGGTCCAGGCCGGCAGATGCAGGGGCTCGAGGCTGCAGGAGAGGAAGAGCTCGTCCAGCTCGACGATCCCCTGCCGAGCAGAGATGTCGCAGACGATCGCCGCGCAGGCCCGTGCGTCCTCCAGGGCATGGTGATGGCGGCCGAGCGTGTGCCCGGCCTCGGCCGCGGACTTCGGCAGCGCGTGGGAGGGCAGATCGTAGACGACCCTCGACAGCTGCACGGAGCACCAGCAGCGCAGCCCTGGGGAGTCCATCCCGCTGACCTCGAGGGCGGCCTGGAAGACCTCGACGTCGAAGGCGGCATTGTGCGCCACCAGGGTGTCGGTGCCGATGAACGCCTCGATGTCCGCGAACGCCTCGGAGAAGCGCGGTGCCACGGCGACGGCCTCCGGGGAGAGCCCGTGCACGGCGACGTTCTTCGGGTCGAAGCGGTCGAAGCCCACCGGGGGGCGCAGTTCGGTGTAGTGGCTGGCCACCTCCACGCCGTCGCGAATCCGCACCAGACCCACCGAACAGGGCGAACCGCGGAACCCGTTGGCCGTCTCGAAGTCCACCGCGGTGAAGTTCAGGCTCACCGTTCGCGTGCTCCCTGCAGGACCTCGACGATCTCATCGCGAAGGGCAGCGAAGGCCTGGCCACGGTGGGAGATGGCGTTCTTCTCCTCCATGGTGAGCTCCGCACAGCTGCGGGTCTCCCCCACCGGCCGCAGGATCGGGTCGTAGCCGAATCCCCCGTCGCCACGGGGTGCGGTCAGCAGCGTGCCCTCCAGCCGGCCCAGCCGGGTGACCTCGCGGCCGTCGGGCAGGACGAGCGCGGCGGCGCAGACGAAGGCCGCGCCGCGGTGCGCGGGGGCGATGTCGGCCAGCTGCTCGAGCAGCAGCTCCAGGTTGCGGGCGTCGGTGGCGTCCGCGCCGGCCCAGCGGGCGGAGAAGATGCCTGGAGCTCCGCCGAGGACCTCCACCGCCAGACCGGAGTCATCGGCCACCGCAGGCAGACCGGTCTCGGCGGCCACAGCATGGGCCTTCAGCAGCGCGTTCTCCTCGAAGGTCACTCCGGTCTCCGGCACCTCGGCGCAGCCGGCGGTGGCGGCGTCGACGACGGCGACGTCCAAGTCCAGGTCTCCGAGCGCGGGGGCCCCGGCCAGCAGGGCGCGGAACTCACGGACCTTCCCGGCGTTGCGGGTGGCCAGCACGATCTGGGCGTCACGGGCGGCGGAGGTCACGAGGCCAGAGCCTCCTGCTGGAGCCGCGTCAGCTGCGCGGTGCCGGCGAGCGCGAGGTCGAGCAGCGCGTCGAGCTCGTCTCGGCGGAAGGGGGCACCCTCCGCGGTGCCCTGCACCTCGACGAACTCTCCTGCCCCGGTGGCGACCACGTTCATGTCGGTCTCGGCGGTGGAATCCTCCGAGTACGGGAGGTCCAGCACCGGGGTGCCGTTGAGCAGGATCCCCACGGAGACGGCTGCCACCGAGTCGGTGAGCACCTCGGCGCGGCGAGCCACATGGCCCTGCTCCCGGGCCCAGGCGACGGCGTCGGCGAGCGCCACGTAGGCGCCGGTGACGGCCGCGGTGCGTGTGCCGCCGTCGGCCTGCAGGACGTCACAGTCCAGGGTGATCATGTTCTCCCCCAGGGCGGCGGTGTCCACCACGGCGCGCAGCGAACGGCCGATCAGCCGGGAGATCTCGTGGGTGCGGCCCCCGATCTTCCCCTTCACGGATTCGCGGGAGGAGCGGGTGTTGGTGGCTCGGGGAAGCATGGCGTACTCGGCGGTGACCCAGCCGGTGCCACGGCCCTTGAGCCAGCGCGGGACGTTGGACTCGAAGGAGGCTGTGCACAGCACCCGGGTGCCGCCGAACTCGATGAGCGCCGAGCCTTCGGCGTGCTCGGACCATCCGCGGGTGATCCTCACCTCGCGCAGCTGGTCGGGGGCACGTCCATCGGCTCGCTGGAGGTTCTCAGTCACGCTGTGCTCTCACGGTCCTCTCGGGGTGGTCGGATGCGACGACGACGGCGGGTGCCGGCGAGGTCTGGGGTGCGGCGTCTCCGGAGGGCCCGACCCGGTAGGTCACTCCCCCGACAGCTACCGCGATGTCACCGGTGAACGTGCCGCGGGCGTGCTCCAGGAGGATCCGCTGGGAGGTCCACACCGGGATGTGGGTCAGCAGCAGCCGCCCGACGCCTGCGGCGGTGGCCATCTCGCCGGCACGGTGGCCGTTGAGGTGCACTCCTTCGATGTGGTCGTCCCGGCCGTCCTCGAAGGCGGCCTCGCAGAGGAAGAGGTCGGCACCCCGGGCGGCCTCGACGAGATTGTCACAGGCGTCGGTGTCCCCGGAATAGGTCAAGGTGCGCAGTCGGCCGTCCTCGCCGGAGACCTGCACCCGCAGCGCGTAGGCCTCGTCGATGGGATGCCGCACCGGGACCGGAGTGATGGTGAAGGGCCCGATCTGTTCGGCCTGCCAGGGGTTCCAGCTGCAGAAGTCGAAGTCCGGGTGCATGCCCGGGTCCGGTTCCATGCCGTAGGCGTTGGCGATGCGCTGGTCGGTGTAGATCGGTCCGAAGACCGGCAGGTGCTTGCCGGGCCAGCCGCCGGGACGCCAGCGGATCGCCACGTGGAGTCCGCAGAGGTCCATGTAGTGGTCGGGGTGCAGGTGGCTCAGGCAGACCGCGTCGAGGTCCTCCAGCGCGATGTGCTGCTGGAGCTTGCCCAGCGCGCCGTTGCCGAGGTCGAGGATGATCCGCCAGGTGCGCCCCTCATGCTCCGCGCTGAGCATGTAGCACGATGCCGGCGACTCGGGCCCGGGGAACGAGCCGCTGCATCCGATGATCGTCAGTTCCATGTCCTGCCCAGTCCCCTCAGGTCGTCTCTCCGCCAGCGGCGGCGCGCGGCACCGATGCAGCCGGTGGCGATGACGTCGACGGCGCGGTCGCACCGGCCAGCATAGCGTCGGTGATCTGTGGAATCACACCGGTGGGGTAGGTCTCCGTCACATGGTCGAGCTGCCGCACCTCCGCGACCTCGGGTCCCAGGAATCGGCGGGCCAGCCGACGGAACGAGTCGGCGGGCCCGGTGGAGAGGAAGATGTGCTCCCCGACCGAGGCGTCGGCGTCACGCAGCAGCCCATGTCGGGTGAGCGCGGCGAAGAGGTCCTTGGCGGTCTCCTCGGCTGAGGAGACCAGGGTGACCGAGTCGCCCATGACATAGGAGAGCACCCCGGTCAGCAGCGGGTAGTGGGTGCAGCCCAGCACCAGGGTGTCCACCTCCTGCTCACGCAGCGGAGCGGTGTACTCCTCGGCGGCGGCGATCAGTTCGGGCGAGGCGGTGATCCCGCGTTCCACGAACTCCACGAATCGTGGACAGGCCGCCGAGGTGACGTGGAGCTGCGGGGCCGCGGCGAAGGTGTCCTCGTAGGCGCGGGAGCCCACCGTGGCGGCCGTGCCGATGACGCCGATCCGTCCGGAGCGGGTCGCCGCCACGGCACGCCGCACCGCCGGCTGGATGACCTCCACCACGGGGATCCCGTAGCGCGCCGTGTACCGCTCCCGTGCGTCCCGGAGCACGGCAGAGGAGGCGGAGTTGCAGGCGATGACCAGGGCCTTGACCCCCGAGTCCACGAGCTCGTCCATGACGCCCAGGGACTGCGCCCGGACCTTCGCGATGGGCAGCGGGCCGTAGGGCCCGTGCGCGGTGTCCCCGATGTAGAGCACCGACTCGCCGGGCAGCTGGTCCAGCACCGCCCGGGCGACGGTCAGCCCGCCGACCCCAGAGTCGAAGATCCCGATGGGCGCCTCGGGATGAGGAGCAGCGGCCTTCACTCCCTGCCCTCCTCGTCGTCCTCGTCCTCGGGGAGGAACTCGACCATGGCGGTGAA
It contains:
- a CDS encoding exonuclease domain-containing protein yields the protein MSLNFTAVDFETANGFRGSPCSVGLVRIRDGVEVASHYTELRPPVGFDRFDPKNVAVHGLSPEAVAVAPRFSEAFADIEAFIGTDTLVAHNAAFDVEVFQAALEVSGMDSPGLRCWCSVQLSRVVYDLPSHALPKSAAEAGHTLGRHHHALEDARACAAIVCDISARQGIVELDELFLSCSLEPLHLPAWTGSPEEPSRATAQVRAMGPIFDSRVRTVPDEALPDLLRWQDEGRNLPPSEGADPAHPLHGEQVVFTGSLSIPRPEAKRLVAAHGGQTTSRVTAGTTLLVVGDGYRSTESTEQVPLQTNKSRDALRRRRQGQALQVLAEEEFRELLGESWPATAGPPPTAAVRLTPGL
- the murI gene encoding glutamate racemase; this encodes MKAAAPHPEAPIGIFDSGVGGLTVARAVLDQLPGESVLYIGDTAHGPYGPLPIAKVRAQSLGVMDELVDSGVKALVIACNSASSAVLRDARERYTARYGIPVVEVIQPAVRRAVAATRSGRIGVIGTAATVGSRAYEDTFAAAPQLHVTSAACPRFVEFVERGITASPELIAAAEEYTAPLREQEVDTLVLGCTHYPLLTGVLSYVMGDSVTLVSSAEETAKDLFAALTRHGLLRDADASVGEHIFLSTGPADSFRRLARRFLGPEVAEVRQLDHVTETYPTGVIPQITDAMLAGATAPSTSSPPAASVPRAAAGGETT
- the rdgB gene encoding RdgB/HAM1 family non-canonical purine NTP pyrophosphatase, producing the protein MTSAARDAQIVLATRNAGKVREFRALLAGAPALGDLDLDVAVVDAATAGCAEVPETGVTFEENALLKAHAVAAETGLPAVADDSGLAVEVLGGAPGIFSARWAGADATDARNLELLLEQLADIAPAHRGAAFVCAAALVLPDGREVTRLGRLEGTLLTAPRGDGGFGYDPILRPVGETRSCAELTMEEKNAISHRGQAFAALRDEIVEVLQGARER
- the rph gene encoding ribonuclease PH; translation: MTENLQRADGRAPDQLREVRITRGWSEHAEGSALIEFGGTRVLCTASFESNVPRWLKGRGTGWVTAEYAMLPRATNTRSSRESVKGKIGGRTHEISRLIGRSLRAVVDTAALGENMITLDCDVLQADGGTRTAAVTGAYVALADAVAWAREQGHVARRAEVLTDSVAAVSVGILLNGTPVLDLPYSEDSTAETDMNVVATGAGEFVEVQGTAEGAPFRRDELDALLDLALAGTAQLTRLQQEALAS
- a CDS encoding ADP-ribosylglycohydrolase family protein, with the protein product MTPDDPSLRPPAPDGFSDARLITRFAPVLRAGLGAALAAGDSGPRLHAEALHQVCLADGLLELLDWTRQGVAADPLACLWLASLRWHRLLTGSFPEGAPEPPARATDRALAELLNGRSPTLALMPDSGEVSRRGLATGEMAYPSSPAQPECADPSGLLRLVPLALVPYVEDSMLLRWTEQALALTQGHPRLHADAARLVATVRGLGAQEEPGPAAVRAALAQARDIMTDADEVTAAAVLAQVRAAGGQQPDVTALPDELEATLQAALLTPWQRVTAPV
- a CDS encoding exonuclease SbcCD subunit D, yielding MRWLHTSDWHLGRGFHGTSLVDAQQEMLDTVCRTVEDQRVGVVLVAGDVYDRALPPEWAVSMLERCLLRLADAGVTVIITSGNHDSAQRLGFGRGLMAASGVHLRTSLEDAWTPVTLDDGEEVVLVYGVPYLEPQLYASRLGLGRVSHTALMEEVIRRIQADVDRRRQDIRPGATLRTVLMAHLFAAHGVGSDSERAIGVEAPSGEPMEHSEESSGGLAVVPLSLFEGFDYTALGHLHGRQRLAPQVRYSGSPLRYSFSEARQAKGAWLWDSTDWSAITGLDWHIGRDLAQLRGALEEILDESTVRRHCEDFVQVTVTDAVRPERAFQRVQEAYPHLATFAHRPPQEPGAAAGYAEALHQAETPGQVVDSFLEHVRGRGPGEEEQEILIEALAAVRVDLARTGGPAPEEGTS
- a CDS encoding MBL fold metallo-hydrolase, producing MELTIIGCSGSFPGPESPASCYMLSAEHEGRTWRIILDLGNGALGKLQQHIALEDLDAVCLSHLHPDHYMDLCGLHVAIRWRPGGWPGKHLPVFGPIYTDQRIANAYGMEPDPGMHPDFDFCSWNPWQAEQIGPFTITPVPVRHPIDEAYALRVQVSGEDGRLRTLTYSGDTDACDNLVEAARGADLFLCEAAFEDGRDDHIEGVHLNGHRAGEMATAAGVGRLLLTHIPVWTSQRILLEHARGTFTGDIAVAVGGVTYRVGPSGDAAPQTSPAPAVVVASDHPERTVRAQRD